The Streptomyces sp. NBC_00335 DNA window GTTCCAGATCACCGAGCCGGTGAACCCGCTGACCGTCATGGCCACGAAGACCACCAGCACGCACGTGAAGGTGGACAGCAGCACCAGGTGGATCCGCCAGCTGCCGATCCACAGCACGAACACCACGAACACCCACGGCAGCGTGAACAGCGCGCTCACGTCCCCGCGCAGCGCCGGATCCGTGGCGGGCAGTACCCACTGGATCAGGAGCGCCTTCGACATCCAGAACAGCCCGAAGCCGCCGAAGACGGTGGCGTGCCAGGTGTCTCCGCGCTGCGCCTGGAAGAGCCCGGCCAGCAGCTGGGCGAGCCCGCCGATGAAGAAGCCGACGAGCGGCAGCACGGAGTGGCTGAGGTGCTCGGGGAAGATGCCCG harbors:
- a CDS encoding acetate uptake transporter, giving the protein MNNPVQARNRMGPAEQAVSVKRMEPSAQAQLGPLGLTGFIVVTTLATGIDAGIFPEHLSHSVLPLVGFFIGGLAQLLAGLFQAQRGDTWHATVFGGFGLFWMSKALLIQWVLPATDPALRGDVSALFTLPWVFVVFVLWIGSWRIHLVLLSTFTCVLVVFVAMTVSGFTGSVIWNRITGWSGLLAALGATYLLAGQIMASTWGRQVLPMGRFLAPEEHPEA